Proteins encoded together in one Cicer arietinum cultivar CDC Frontier isolate Library 1 chromosome 4, Cicar.CDCFrontier_v2.0, whole genome shotgun sequence window:
- the LOC101495522 gene encoding guanylate kinase 1-like isoform X1 codes for MGEAPKLIPHGQQNETSNGSKLEDETFETATTIGDKTYVIGRADDETSSINVRIFDKRLGEWVNRAVLGTKPMSFEGHSAVSLKDRIVILKKNPKPDDHTWFLEVDTQYVRQQQKVLGTEVVAWSKGVIGSVEKPVVISGPSGVGKGTLISMLMKEFPWMFGFSVSHTTRAPRAMEKDGIHYHFTEKSIMEEEIKDGKFLEFASVHGNLYGTSVEAVELVSDAGKRCILDIDVQGARSVRASSLEAIFIFICPPSMEELEKRLRDRGTETEEQIQKRLRNAQSEIEQGKSSGIFDFILYNDKLEECYESLKKLLGLDGYVIPPSNSTEREISLPMDHHSVLKIEDKILINCNPLIESNNKIMLDLSSLEGGAPGRTRGLDFRYSTECINLTFN; via the exons ATG GGAGAAGCACCAAAACTCATTCCTCATGGCCAGCAGAATGAAACTAGTAATGGATCTAAATTAGAagacgaaactttcgaaacagcTACTACCATTGGCGATAAAACG TATGTCATTGGTCGAGCTGATGATGAAACTTCATCCATCAATGTTCGAATTTTCGACAAACGTCTTGGAGAATG GGTTAATCGCGCCGTCCTCGGCACCAAACCAATGTCATTTGAAGGCCACTCTGCAGTGTCATTGAAAGACCGAATAGTAATTCTTAAGAAGAATCCTAAGCCAGATGATCATACATGGTTTTTGGAG GTTGACACTCAATATGTAAGGCAACAGCAGAAAGTTTTGGGGACTGAGGTTGTTGCATGGAGTAAAGGTGTGATAGGCAGTGTTGAGAAACCTGTTGTTATTAGTGGTCCTTCTGGAGTAGGTAAAGGAACATTGATATCAATGCTCATGAAGGAATTCCCTTGGATGTTTGGTTTTTCGGTGAGCCACACAACGCGTGCGCCAAGAGCTATGGAGAAAGATGGAATCCATTATCATTTTACTGAGAAGAGTATTATGGAGGAAGAGATCAAAGATGGAAAGTTTCTTGAGTTTGCTTCTGTGCATGGTAACCTATATGGGACTAGTGTTGAGGCTGTTGAACTGGTATCAGATGCAGGGAAA AGGTGCATTCTTGATATTGATGTTCAAGGGGCAAGATCTGTGAGAGCTAGTTCACTTGAAGCCATATTCATCTTTATCTGCCCCCCATCAATGGAAGAGCTTGAGAAGCGTCTTCGTGATAG AGGGACCGAGACAGAAGAACAAATCCAAAAACGATTACGAAATGCTCAGTCTGAAATCGAGCAAGGGAAGTCATCAGGCATATTTGATTTCATCTTATACAATGACAAACTTGAGGAGTGCTATGAGAGTCTTAAG AAATTATTGGGACTTGATGGTTATGTCATTCCTCCATCCAATTCAA CAGAAAGAGAGATTAGTCTCCCAATGGATCATCATTCGGTATTGAAAATTGAAGACAAAATCCTCATAAACTGCAACCCTTTAATTGAATCAAACAACAA GATAATGTTAGATTTGTCCTCACTTGAAGGGGGTGCACCTGGAAGGACAAGAGGGCTCGATTTTCGATATTCAACAGAATGCATCAACTTGACATTCAATTAG
- the LOC101495522 gene encoding guanylate kinase 1-like isoform X2 — translation MGEAPKLIPHGQQNETSNGSKLEDETFETATTIGDKTYVIGRADDETSSINVRIFDKRLGEWVNRAVLGTKPMSFEGHSAVSLKDRIVILKKNPKPDDHTWFLEVDTQYVRQQQKVLGTEVVAWSKGVIGSVEKPVVISGPSGVGKGTLISMLMKEFPWMFGFSVSHTTRAPRAMEKDGIHYHFTEKSIMEEEIKDGKFLEFASVHGNLYGTSVEAVELVSDAGKRCILDIDVQGARSVRASSLEAIFIFICPPSMEELEKRLRDRGTETEEQIQKRLRNAQSEIEQGKSSGIFDFILYNDKLEECYESLKKLLGLDGYVIPPSNSKREISLPMDHHSVLKIEDKILINCNPLIESNNKIMLDLSSLEGGAPGRTRGLDFRYSTECINLTFN, via the exons ATG GGAGAAGCACCAAAACTCATTCCTCATGGCCAGCAGAATGAAACTAGTAATGGATCTAAATTAGAagacgaaactttcgaaacagcTACTACCATTGGCGATAAAACG TATGTCATTGGTCGAGCTGATGATGAAACTTCATCCATCAATGTTCGAATTTTCGACAAACGTCTTGGAGAATG GGTTAATCGCGCCGTCCTCGGCACCAAACCAATGTCATTTGAAGGCCACTCTGCAGTGTCATTGAAAGACCGAATAGTAATTCTTAAGAAGAATCCTAAGCCAGATGATCATACATGGTTTTTGGAG GTTGACACTCAATATGTAAGGCAACAGCAGAAAGTTTTGGGGACTGAGGTTGTTGCATGGAGTAAAGGTGTGATAGGCAGTGTTGAGAAACCTGTTGTTATTAGTGGTCCTTCTGGAGTAGGTAAAGGAACATTGATATCAATGCTCATGAAGGAATTCCCTTGGATGTTTGGTTTTTCGGTGAGCCACACAACGCGTGCGCCAAGAGCTATGGAGAAAGATGGAATCCATTATCATTTTACTGAGAAGAGTATTATGGAGGAAGAGATCAAAGATGGAAAGTTTCTTGAGTTTGCTTCTGTGCATGGTAACCTATATGGGACTAGTGTTGAGGCTGTTGAACTGGTATCAGATGCAGGGAAA AGGTGCATTCTTGATATTGATGTTCAAGGGGCAAGATCTGTGAGAGCTAGTTCACTTGAAGCCATATTCATCTTTATCTGCCCCCCATCAATGGAAGAGCTTGAGAAGCGTCTTCGTGATAG AGGGACCGAGACAGAAGAACAAATCCAAAAACGATTACGAAATGCTCAGTCTGAAATCGAGCAAGGGAAGTCATCAGGCATATTTGATTTCATCTTATACAATGACAAACTTGAGGAGTGCTATGAGAGTCTTAAG AAATTATTGGGACTTGATGGTTATGTCATTCCTCCATCCAATTCAA AAAGAGAGATTAGTCTCCCAATGGATCATCATTCGGTATTGAAAATTGAAGACAAAATCCTCATAAACTGCAACCCTTTAATTGAATCAAACAACAA GATAATGTTAGATTTGTCCTCACTTGAAGGGGGTGCACCTGGAAGGACAAGAGGGCTCGATTTTCGATATTCAACAGAATGCATCAACTTGACATTCAATTAG